AGGCGACGTGAAATTCGCAGGCGCTCTCGGACTCTGGGTCGGCCTCACCGCCCTGGCCCCTATCTGGATCGTCGCCAGCCTCCTGGCCGGCGCACACGGCGCGTTGTGGTACGTCCTGCAACGCTGGCCCCTTTCTCCGCGGCTCGCACTCATCCTGTCGGGCCCGACCTCCGCAGCCAACGGCGGCGCCACGCCGCGCAGGGCTCGCTTCATTCCCTACGCGGCCTATCTGGCCATGGCCTCGGCGGCATGGATGGTCTGGGGGCGACAGAGTTAGCAGTTTCCTGCCTCTGTCACCGAAGGCCTTTCATTCCCTCTTTCTCATGATTGCTTGCCCTCATTCCTCAGCCCG
This region of Variovorax sp. RKNM96 genomic DNA includes:
- a CDS encoding A24 family peptidase, yielding MALGCLLWLLFVTVYDFRQRRVPNWLVLAGAAVALAALALGMQPFGINWTQALLGAGVGFGALLLFYAFGLMGAGDVKFAGALGLWVGLTALAPIWIVASLLAGAHGALWYVLQRWPLSPRLALILSGPTSAANGGATPRRARFIPYAAYLAMASAAWMVWGRQS